From the genome of Longispora fulva:
CAGGCGGCGTAGTCGACGGCCGGGGCCTTGGCCTCCGCGGAGGCCGTGGCGGTGGCCGCCGGTTTCGGATCCGTGGTGCAACCCGCGAGGGTCAGGGCCGCGAGGGACGCGGCCACGAGAGAGGTGCGGCGCATGCCGCGAACGTATGTGGGAAAAATATCGGGCCGATCACGGGTCGAGCGGGAAGATCCCCAGCCGCGCGTGGTACTCGCGACCCAGGTGTTCAGTGTCACTCCCCACGAGCAGTCCGCCGTCGAACGCCAGCAGCGCCTCGGTGCCCACGCCCCGGTCCTTCGTCGGGTTCCAGGCCAGCGCCTCACCGGTCCGCGCGTCGATGGCCCCGATCCCCGGCCGGGACACGGCACCCCGGCCCGCGTACTTGTTCCCGTACGGGTTGTCGAGCCACTGCTGGTGCCCGCCGACGTACACCGCCGCGTCGGTCACGGCCACCGACAACAGCGTGTTCCCGCCGGTGTGGTTGACCCACACCGGTTCCCGGCCCGCGCCGCCGTCCGTGTCGAACCGGACGGCGCTGTTGCAGATCAGGTCGGGCCCGGCGGCGTGCCCGCTGGCGACCACGACGAAGTACGAGCCGTCGGCGGAGACGTCCACGCCACGCAGGTACGTGTCGTAGTCCGGGTTGCAGGGGGAGGCCGCGACCGCGTCGGTCGACCAGGCGGCCACCTCCGCCCGCGCGCCGCCCGTGCGCGCCACGGCGAGCTGGTAACGGTCCTGTCCGGACACCGCCGTGAACGTGCCGTCGAACACCAGCACCCCGCCGTCCGCGCTCACCGTCATCGACTGGACCCACACCTTGCCGGCCGGCCGGGTCAGCGCCAGGTCGAAGTCGGGGTCCACCCCGCCGGTGGCCGCGTCGAGCCTGGCCAGCGCCCGCCGGGACACGCCGCCGATGGTGGCGAAGTCGCCGGCCACGTACAGCCGGTCGCCCCGGCTGGCCAAAGCGCGCACCAGACCGGCGCTGTCGTCGATGGCGGTCCGGAAGCCGGCGTCCAACCAGCCGTCCAGCCGGACCTTGGCCAGGCCGTGCCGCGCGCTGCCGTTGACCTGGCGGAACTCGCCGCCGGCGAACACCGTGCCGGCCGCGCCGGGGGCCAGGGCCCGCACCGGGCCGTCGACCCGCGGCGCGAAGGGGAGCACGTGGCCGTCGGCGAGGCTGAACGCGAACAGGTTCGAGCGGTCGAACGAGCGCCCGGCGGCATCGCGCACCGCGGTGAACTCGCCGCCGACCACGACGGTGTCGTCGAGCACCGCGAACGCGTACACCGTGCCGTCGAGGACGTGCGGGGTCCAGTCCACCGGGTCGACGGACACCACGTCGGGCTGGTCGAAGCCCGCGCGGGCCGGGGCGATGGTCAACAACCCGGCGGCGAGGATGGCTGTGAGGGTCAGCAGTCGGCGGCGCATAAATGGATCAACGACCCAGATCCCCCGAAAGCTACTCTTCCTCGTCGAACGTGTTGACCATGAAGTAGGCCGCCTTCTCCAGGTAGTCCCAGAGCTCGGTCTCCTGGTCCTTCGGCAGGGCCAGCCCGTCGAGGGCCACCCGCATGTGCCTCAGCCAGGCGTCCCGTTCGGCCGGACCGACCCGGAACGGCACGTGCCGCATCCGCAGCCGGGGGTGGCCGCGTTCCTCCGAGTAGGTCTTCGGCCCGCCCCAGTACTGCTCCAGGAACATCCGGAACCGGTCGGCGGCGGGGCCCAGGTCCTCCTCCGGGTACAGCGGCCGGAGCAGCGGGTCGTCCGCGACGCCGGCGTAGAACGCGTCAACGAGCCGCCGGAACGTGTCCGAGCCGCCCACGGCGTCATAGAAAGAGCTCATCCGCGCGCCTCGCTGCGCGAGGCGTCGGCTGAGCCGGCTACCGAGTTCATGATTCGCTCGCAAGCTTCGCTCATGCCCTCTATCCTGCCAGCTTGGCCGCCGCGTCGTTCGAGGCCTTGGTCTCGGCGATCGCGGCGTCGATCACGTCGGGGGCCGGCCACGCCGCACTGGCCACCACCATCAGGAGCGCGCCGCCGGCGCACCACGCCCCGATCACGTACGGCACCCGGGCGATCTGGGTCAGCGAGCCGGCCACGAGCAGCGCCGCGCCCTGGGTGAGCTGCATGCCGGCCGCCATCACCCCGAACGCCCTGGCCCGGTGGCTGGCCGGCAACGACTGGACGAACAGCGCGTTGGCCAGCGGGTTGAACCCGCCGAACATGAACCCTGCCAGCGCCACCATCCCCAGGACCACGGGCAGTGGCGGATCCAGCAGCGCCGGGACGAGGGCCAGCGGCGCGAGGATCACCAGCGGCCGCAGCGCCCGGCGACGGGTCTCCGACGACATCGCCCGGGGCAGCACGATGCCGCCCAAGGCCAGCCCGACCGGCGCGGCGGCCATGATCAGCCCCTGGGACCGGCCGTCCGGGTTGAGCACGGCGGCCCAGCCGGCGGCCAGGCCCTCCGGGACGGCGATGAAGGTCAGCCCGGCGAGCACCACCAGCGCGATGGCCCGCAGCACCGGCCGGCCGAAGACGATGCTGATCCCCTCGCCGGTCTCGCGGAGGATGTGCCGGGGGGTGCCCTGCGCGGTCGCGGACGGCCGGCGCCGGACCATCAGGCCCAGCAGGATCGCCGAGCACCCGAACGTCGCGGCGTTGAGGCCGAGCGCGATGTTCGCGTTGATCGAGGCCAGCAGGCCGCCCGTGACATACCCCAGGATCTGGAAGGCCTGCAGCGACGAGCTCTGCACGCCGATCGCCAGCACGTACCGCTCGCCGCTGAGCACCTGCGGCATCAGCGCCGAGCGGGCGGCCTCGAACGGCGGGCTCAGCATCGCCGTCGCGAACAGCAGGACGAAGATCAGCCAGATCGGGGTCTGGGGGAGCGCCACGACGCCGACCAGCACCATCCGGGCCAGGTCACAGATGATCATGACTCTGCGGTACGGATACCGGTCCGCCAACGCCGCCAGCACCGGCCCGCCGGCCAGCCACGGCAGATAGGACAGCGCGAACGCCGCGGCCGAGGTCAGTGGCGAGTGGGTGAGCTGGAAGACCAGGGCGGTGATGGCCGCCCGGGCCACATAGTCCCCGAACCATGACAACGCGGCCGCACTGAAGATCCCGCGGAACTCCGCCTCGGCGAACACCTGCCGGTAGGTGGCCCGGCGCGCGGGCACCTCCGACTCAGTGGCGGGGCTGCGCGGCTGGTCGGACACGGGCGATGGGGTCCTTCCTACGGCGACGCGTCAGGGGTGCTGGTGTTGCTACTCGTTCCAGAGTTTGCCTGATTGGCCGACATTACGGTAGTCCGAACGGCTGATGGCTGACGGAGTGCGGACATTGACACCGATTCGATATGGAGCCGCAACCAACTTGTTCGGCTACTCCGGCCGGGGCGGCATCCGGTTCGGCCCGATCCGGGAGGAGATCCCGGCGGCGTCCAGGGCCGCCGTCACCTGTCCACGCAGGTCACGCCCGATCCGCCACTGTGCCTCTGACGACGTCTTGGCCGTCACCCGCACCACGGCCCCGTCGATGGTCAGTTGTTCGACACCGAGGACCTTCGGCGGCTCCAGGAACTCCGTCGCGTGCTCCTCATCGGCCGAGAACTCCTCGACGGCCGCCCGGATCACGTCCATGGCCTCGTCCACGCCCGCGTACCCGACCGGGATGTCGAGCACCACCGTCGCCCAGCCCTGGCTCTTGTTGCCGACCCGGACGATCTCGCCGTTGCGCACGTACCACACCACGCCGCGCACGTCCCGGATCGTGGTGACCCGGAGACCGACGGCCTCCACTGTGCCGCTCGCCTCGCCGAGGTCCACGGTGTCCCCGACCCCGTACTGGTCCTCCAGGAGCATGAACACCCCCGACAGGATGTCCTTCACCAGACTCTGCGCGCCGAAGCCCAGCGCCACGCCGGCGATGCTGACCGTGGCCAGCACCGGCCCGAGGTTCAGCCCGAACTCCGCGAGGATCATCATCGCCGCGATCACCAGGATCAGCGCGCCTATCGCCGACTTCATCAACGAGCCGATCGTCTCGGCCCGCTGGGACCGCCGCTCCGACAGCAGCCCGGACTCGATCAGCGCCGCCGGGGCCTTCTCCTTCAGTGGCTTGAGGATCGCCGGCATCGAACCGGTCGTCACACGCTTGATCATCCGACCGATCAGCCACCGGATGACCATGGCGGCCAGGATGATGCCGATGATCCGCAGCGGCTTGACCAGCACCCAGTTGCTGCTCTGGGCGAGCCAGTCGTTGTGGCCGGAATACTTCCAGACGAAGCCGCAGAACGTGCTCGGGTCACAGTCGGGCGGTGCGGTTGCGCTCATCCGCCTTTCGTACCCCACGCCCCCGGGGCCCGTTCGGGCGGGGTTTCCCCGAAAGTTAGACCAGGCGTCCGATAAAAGACACGTGCATTCGGCTCTGTTGTCGGGGAGGATAGACGCAGCTCTACGCTTCGACGCGGAGGTGCCGGATGGGAGAAGGTCCGCCAGCTAGCCGATCCGTCGCGTTGCTTCTGAACGCGACGTATGAGCCCCTCTGTGTCATCTCCGTGCGAAGAGCCGTGATCCTCATGCTCACCGGCAAGGCCGTGTGCGTCACCGACGGCGACGGCCTGATGCACTCCGAGCGCGAGCTGCTCGCCGTCCCCTCGGTGATCAAACTGACCCGCCACGTCCGGGTGCCCTACCGCGCGCACGTCGGTCTGACCCGGCGCGCCGTGTTCGCCCGCGACGGCTGGCACTGCGCCTACTGTCGAGGGCCCGCCGAGACGATCGACCACGTGCTGCCCCGGAGTCGGGGCGGTCGTCATGTGTGGGAGAACGTGGTCGCCGCCTGCGCCCGCTGCAACCACCGGAAGGCGGCCCGCACCCCGGCCGAGATGGGCTGGCGCCTCTCGACGCCCCCGGCGGCCCCGCACGGCCCGGCGTGGCGGATCCTCGGCCACCGCTCGCCGGACCCGAGGTGGAAGGACTGGCTCCGCACCCCGGACTACGCGGACCAGCCCACGGCCGCGGCGGCCTGACCCCGAAGATCACAACCTTTTCCGGTTACGGAGGGGCCCGACCCGGCAGCGTCGGCCACCCGGCCACGACCCGACGTGCGGCGTCCGGCGCGGTGGGCTGGCAACGGCCCCCGCCGGGTTCCCCTCGCCCAGGCGGGCCGGTGGAAGCGTCGCAATTCCGCCCGGGGTCACCCGACCTGCCGCGCACTCGCCATGGGGCTGGAGGCCACGCGCCCGCGTCGACTCCCACGCTGCCCGGCAGGGTGGAAGGTCAGCGGGACTTCACCAGGGACGCGAAGACCACGATGTTGTCGGCGTAGCCCAGGTTGCCGCCCACGAAGGACCCGCCGCACGTGATCAGCCGCAACGTCGGCCCCGTGTACTCCCCGAACACCCGCGCCGTCGGGAACCGCCCCTTGGGGAACTGCTCGACCCCGTCCACCCGGAACACCGCCACCGTGTCGTCGGTGCGCGACACCTCGATCAGCGCGCCCGGCCGGAGTTCGCCGAGCCGGTAGAAGACGGCCGGCCCCTTCCGTCCGGACACGTGGCCGACGAGGACCGCCGGGCCGACCTCGCCGGGGGCCGGGCCGGGCCGGTACCAGCCGGCGAGTGTCGGCTTGTCCAATGAGGGCACCCCGACCTCTCCCTTGTCCAGCCCGACCGTGACCAGTGGCGCGTTCACCCCGATGGTCGCGATCCTGACCCGGGTCGGGTTGGCCCGCCGCATCGGGGCGACGGAGAACAGTGGTGCCGGCCGGGCCCTGACCGCGCTGGCCGGATCGGGGGCCGCCGGTGCCGAGGCCCAGCTCCCGAGGCCGGCCCCGGCCGTCCACACGCCCGTGAGGACGAGCAGCGCGGCGCATCCGGCCAGCAACCTGCCTCCCACGCGACCCCTAGTCGGCCAGGCTCCCGCGGCGCCGCCGCCAGGCGAGCATGCCGACGAGGCCGCCCAGGCCGGCGATCCCGACCCCCGCGGCGGTCATGACGGCACCGGAGCCGCCGCCGAGCGCGACGCCCCCGGTGTTGGGGCCGTGGCTGGGCGTGGGCGCGGACTTGTACACGTACAGGCTCTGGGAGGCCTTCACATCGCTGCCGTTGCAGTTGGCCGTGATCGTGTAGACCCCGGTGGCGGTGTCGGCCGGGATGGCGACGCTGGCCCAGACGCCGTTGTTGCCGATCGACTGGTTGAGCGTCACCGGGCCGACGGACGACGGCGCGAACACCGCGGTGGCGGTCTGGTTCTTGCAGTTGTTGGCCGTCAGCTTCACGGTGCCGCCGGTCTGGATCAACTGTGGCTCGACCACGAGCGCGATGTTGTCGGCAGCCAGGGCGGGTGTGCCCGTCCCCAGCGCCAGGATCGTCCCTGCGGACAGGGCGGTCAGTAGCCGTCGCATGCCTCCCCCTTCGGTGGGCCTAGGGAGATTAGAGCATTTTTAGGTGTACATCGGGGAAGTCCGCCAATATCCACACAGACGTACCGGCGCGCGCCGGTGACGCCCCGCCGTACCCGTCGTCAAGGTCTGGCTCTTATGTCACCCGGGCGCGCTCGGCCGGGAACGCGTCGTGTTCGCCGGCCGCGACCAGGTCGCGCAGCCGCGCGAAGCCGTCGTAGACGTCCGTGTGCCGGGTGTAGAGCGGCGCCGGCCCGATCCGCAGCCGTTCCGGGGTCCGGAAGTCCGGGATGACCCCCCGCGCCTGCCAGGCCTGGCAGACCTGCCACGCCTGCTTGTGGTGCAGTGTCACGTGCGCGCCCCGCTGGGCGGCGTCGCGGGGCGAGGCCAGGGTGAACCCGAGCGGCGCGAGCCAGGCGTCGTGCAGCGTGACCATCAGCTCGGTCAGGCTCTGGGCCTTGGCGTAGATGGCGTCGATGCCGGCCTCGGCGGTGATGCCGGCCCCCTCGAGCGCGCCGTAGAGGCCCGGGACCGGGGGAGTGCCGACCAGGAAGCGCTCGATCGAGTCCGCCGGCTGGTAGTCGTTGCCCATCTCGAACTGGTCGCGCTGGCCGAACCAGCCCCAGATCGGCTGCCGGAGCTGGGTGTGCAGGTCCTCGCGGACGTACAGGAACGCCGGCGCGCCCGGCCCGCCGTTGAGGTGCTTGTAGGTGCAGCCCACGGCGAGGTCCACGTTCGCGCTGTTCAGCGGCACCGGTACGGACCCGGCCGAGTGCGACAGGTCCCACAGGACGAGCGCGCCGGCCTCGTGCGCGGCGGCTGTGATGCCGGCCATGTCGGCGATGGCGCCCGAGCGGTACGCCACGTGGGACAGCGAGACCAACGCCACAGTGTCGTCGAGGGCCGCGGAGACGTCCGCGAGGGACACCCCGGCGTCGATATCCGTACGGATCTTGCGAACCCGCAGGCCACGGGCCTCGGCGAGCCCGGCGAACACGTACTGGTCGGTCGGGAAGTTGTCGTCGTCGGTGACGATCACGGTCCGCCCCGGGCGCGCGTCCAGTGCCGCGACGGCCAGTTTGTACAGGTTCACCGTGGTCGAGTCGGAGACCACCACCTCACCGGGCCGCGCCTCGACCACGCCACCGGCGATCACGTCCCCGGCGCGCCGGGCCAGCTCGATCCACTCGGCCCAGCCCCGGATCAGCCGGCCCTGCCACTCCTCCTCGAACAGCGCCCGCAGTCGCTCCAGGGTGGCCTTCGGCGGCCTGCCCAGGGAGTTCCCGTCCAGGTAGATCAGCTGATCGTCGCCGCCGAGGGCGAACCGGTCGCGGAAGGCGGCCAGCGGATCGGCGGCGTCGAGACGCTCGGCGAGTGCACGTTCGATGATCACGGTGGGAATACTAAGCCCCTGGCCTCGCCGACGACATGGTCTCCGATACCGTGACACCATGTTTGGATATTCGATGAACACGGTGCTGTTCGTCGTCGGTGGCGCGCTCGGCGTCGTCGCGCTGGTGTACGCCATCGTCTACGGGGCCAGCTCCCGGCAGGCCAAGCGGTACCGCCCGGGGCGTTCCTTCGAGTTCGCGCCCGTGTGGTTCCTGGCCCAGCCCGAGCTGCTCGTGACCGGGCAGAAGTCGAGCGCGCAGCTTCCGGCACTCACCGGCGTCCAGCCGGCCGCAGCGGGGACGAAGGGTGGAGCCAGTGGCAAGTGGTAACGCGCTCGCCGTGACCGGCGCAGAGCACGGACACGCCGTGCAGACCTGGTACCCCGAGGTGGTCGACGGCCCCTTCACCTCCCGGCAGTTGATCCGGATCGACGAGGCGCTCCGCCTGGCCGACGCCGAGACCGGCGCGACCTTCAGCGTCTACGTCGGGGACCTGCACGTCCCCGTACGTGGCCACGCGGAGAAGTCGCACAGCCAGCTGGCCGACCCGGACAACAGCGTCCTGATCGCCGTCTCGCCGAACCAGCGCGTGCTGGAGATCGTCACGGGTGAGAAGGTCCGCAAGCGTCTCCCGGACCGCGACTGCGCCCTGGCGGCGTTCTCGATGACGGCGGCGTTCACGGGCGGCGACCTGGCCGGCGGCATCGTCACCGGCCTCAGCCAGCTCGCCTCGCACACCCAGAAGATCTAGACGGGTACGAGAAGAGCCCGCCCCCATCGGGGGCGGGCTCTTTCGCATGGGGCTCCGGCGGGGAGCCGGAAACGGGAAAGCCCCCGACCACGTGGTGTGGCCGGGGGCTTTCCGTATGCCTCAGGCAGCGGCGGCATCTGTCTTGCGTGCGGCAAGGGCGCGCAGGACGTCGTCGCGGCCCTCGGCGATCAGCCGGCGCAGCGAGGACGGGTGGCTGGCGTCAGCGAGCCAGGCGTCCGACGCGGCGATCGTCTCGTCGCTGATCTGCAGCTTCGGGTAGCCGAACACGGCGAACATCTGGGCGATGTCCCCGTCCCGCAGCTCCCAGATCCGCGCGACGTCGGCGAAGAACCTCTCCGAGTACGGCGCGGTCAGCTCCACCTGCGTCGGGTGCTGGAACCCGAACACGAGGAACCGGGCCTGCATGTTGGTCAGGTCGCCCTCGCCGGTGAGCTGCGCCCACGCCGCGGCCTTGGCCTCGGCCGTCGGGATCAGCGCCCGGGCCATGACGGCCTCCTGCTTGCCGGTGGCCGTCGGATCCCGGTCCAGCTCCGCCTCGATGTCGGCGTCGGTGGCCCGGCCGTTGGCGGTGAGGCTCTGCAGGAGGTGCCAGCGCAGGCCGGTGTCGATGGCCAGTCCCTCCGGGACGCCGGTGCCGTCGAGCCAGCCGCGCAGCGCGTCCAGGTCGGCGGTCGAGCGTGCCGTGTTGGCGTACAGCCGGGCCCAGGCGAGCTGGAGCCCGCTGCCCGGGGCCGCCGCGGCCACCGTCTCGCGGGCGGTGCTCGCGATCAGCTCGTAGCCCTCGGCGATCCAGGCCGGGTCGGCGTACGCGCTGAGCGTCGTGTTCACCTGGCGCGAGATGACCGTGACCAGGTTGATGTCGGTCTCCGCCGGCAGGCCCTTGGCGACCTGGCGGACGTAGTCGCGGGCCGGCAGCTCGCCGTCGCGGAGCGCGTCCCAGGCCGAGGCCCAGGTCAGGCCGCGGGACAGGGAGCTGCTGAAGCCGGCGATGTGCTCGAGCACCGTGGCGGCGGACCGCTCGTCGAACCGGGTCTTCGCGTAGGTCAGGTCGTCCTCGTTGAGGAGCAGCACGTCGGGCTGCCGGACGCCGACCAGCGCGTCGACCGAGGTGGCCTCGCCGGCGACGTCGAGCTCGATCCGGTCGCGGAGGACCAGGTCGGAGCCCACGAGGTCGTACAGGCCCACGGCGATGCGGTGGTTGCGCAGCGTCGGGTAGTCCTCGGGGGCGGTCTGGTGGATCACGACCGAGGTGTAGTTGCCGTCAGCGTCGACCGCCACGGTCGGGCGCAGCGTGTTGACCTGTGAGGTCTCCAGCCACTGCGCGGCGAACTCGCCGAGCTTGCGGCCCGAGGCCTCCTCGAGCGCGCCGAGCAGGTCGCCGAAGGTGGCGTTGCCCCACGCGTTCTTCGCGAAGTACTGCCGCAGGCCGGCGACGAACGGCTCCTCGCCGACGTACGCGAC
Proteins encoded in this window:
- a CDS encoding delta-60 repeat domain-containing protein, producing the protein MRRRLLTLTAILAAGLLTIAPARAGFDQPDVVSVDPVDWTPHVLDGTVYAFAVLDDTVVVGGEFTAVRDAAGRSFDRSNLFAFSLADGHVLPFAPRVDGPVRALAPGAAGTVFAGGEFRQVNGSARHGLAKVRLDGWLDAGFRTAIDDSAGLVRALASRGDRLYVAGDFATIGGVSRRALARLDAATGGVDPDFDLALTRPAGKVWVQSMTVSADGGVLVFDGTFTAVSGQDRYQLAVARTGGARAEVAAWSTDAVAASPCNPDYDTYLRGVDVSADGSYFVVVASGHAAGPDLICNSAVRFDTDGGAGREPVWVNHTGGNTLLSVAVTDAAVYVGGHQQWLDNPYGNKYAGRGAVSRPGIGAIDARTGEALAWNPTKDRGVGTEALLAFDGGLLVGSDTEHLGREYHARLGIFPLDP
- a CDS encoding globin, producing MSSFYDAVGGSDTFRRLVDAFYAGVADDPLLRPLYPEEDLGPAADRFRMFLEQYWGGPKTYSEERGHPRLRMRHVPFRVGPAERDAWLRHMRVALDGLALPKDQETELWDYLEKAAYFMVNTFDEEE
- a CDS encoding MFS transporter; the protein is MSDQPRSPATESEVPARRATYRQVFAEAEFRGIFSAAALSWFGDYVARAAITALVFQLTHSPLTSAAAFALSYLPWLAGGPVLAALADRYPYRRVMIICDLARMVLVGVVALPQTPIWLIFVLLFATAMLSPPFEAARSALMPQVLSGERYVLAIGVQSSSLQAFQILGYVTGGLLASINANIALGLNAATFGCSAILLGLMVRRRPSATAQGTPRHILRETGEGISIVFGRPVLRAIALVVLAGLTFIAVPEGLAAGWAAVLNPDGRSQGLIMAAAPVGLALGGIVLPRAMSSETRRRALRPLVILAPLALVPALLDPPLPVVLGMVALAGFMFGGFNPLANALFVQSLPASHRARAFGVMAAGMQLTQGAALLVAGSLTQIARVPYVIGAWCAGGALLMVVASAAWPAPDVIDAAIAETKASNDAAAKLAG
- a CDS encoding mechanosensitive ion channel family protein; translated protein: MSATAPPDCDPSTFCGFVWKYSGHNDWLAQSSNWVLVKPLRIIGIILAAMVIRWLIGRMIKRVTTGSMPAILKPLKEKAPAALIESGLLSERRSQRAETIGSLMKSAIGALILVIAAMMILAEFGLNLGPVLATVSIAGVALGFGAQSLVKDILSGVFMLLEDQYGVGDTVDLGEASGTVEAVGLRVTTIRDVRGVVWYVRNGEIVRVGNKSQGWATVVLDIPVGYAGVDEAMDVIRAAVEEFSADEEHATEFLEPPKVLGVEQLTIDGAVVRVTAKTSSEAQWRIGRDLRGQVTAALDAAGISSRIGPNRMPPRPE
- a CDS encoding HNH endonuclease codes for the protein MGEGPPASRSVALLLNATYEPLCVISVRRAVILMLTGKAVCVTDGDGLMHSERELLAVPSVIKLTRHVRVPYRAHVGLTRRAVFARDGWHCAYCRGPAETIDHVLPRSRGGRHVWENVVAACARCNHRKAARTPAEMGWRLSTPPAAPHGPAWRILGHRSPDPRWKDWLRTPDYADQPTAAAA
- a CDS encoding class F sortase, whose protein sequence is MGGRLLAGCAALLVLTGVWTAGAGLGSWASAPAAPDPASAVRARPAPLFSVAPMRRANPTRVRIATIGVNAPLVTVGLDKGEVGVPSLDKPTLAGWYRPGPAPGEVGPAVLVGHVSGRKGPAVFYRLGELRPGALIEVSRTDDTVAVFRVDGVEQFPKGRFPTARVFGEYTGPTLRLITCGGSFVGGNLGYADNIVVFASLVKSR
- the kynU gene encoding kynureninase — its product is MIIERALAERLDAADPLAAFRDRFALGGDDQLIYLDGNSLGRPPKATLERLRALFEEEWQGRLIRGWAEWIELARRAGDVIAGGVVEARPGEVVVSDSTTVNLYKLAVAALDARPGRTVIVTDDDNFPTDQYVFAGLAEARGLRVRKIRTDIDAGVSLADVSAALDDTVALVSLSHVAYRSGAIADMAGITAAAHEAGALVLWDLSHSAGSVPVPLNSANVDLAVGCTYKHLNGGPGAPAFLYVREDLHTQLRQPIWGWFGQRDQFEMGNDYQPADSIERFLVGTPPVPGLYGALEGAGITAEAGIDAIYAKAQSLTELMVTLHDAWLAPLGFTLASPRDAAQRGAHVTLHHKQAWQVCQAWQARGVIPDFRTPERLRIGPAPLYTRHTDVYDGFARLRDLVAAGEHDAFPAERARVT
- the ctaJ gene encoding aa3-type cytochrome oxidase subunit CtaJ, which encodes MFGYSMNTVLFVVGGALGVVALVYAIVYGASSRQAKRYRPGRSFEFAPVWFLAQPELLVTGQKSSAQLPALTGVQPAAAGTKGGASGKW
- a CDS encoding DUF5130 family protein encodes the protein MTGAEHGHAVQTWYPEVVDGPFTSRQLIRIDEALRLADAETGATFSVYVGDLHVPVRGHAEKSHSQLADPDNSVLIAVSPNQRVLEIVTGEKVRKRLPDRDCALAAFSMTAAFTGGDLAGGIVTGLSQLASHTQKI
- the pepN gene encoding aminopeptidase N, which gives rise to MAGTRNLAQTEAVERARLLEVLSYDISLDLTDGGGKPGDRVYRSRSEIHFTCSEPGADTFIEAAADSIESATLNGVELDLTGWSGEKGLVVPGLAADNILVVVGQFLYSNSGMGLHKFVDPVDGEVYLYSQFETADAQRTYACFDQPDLKSVATWHVTAPQHWKLISNAPIASVEDHETGAKVTHFEQGAKMSTYINALCAGPYHEVKSEHDGIDLGLYCRQSLKEHFDPEDILLITRQGFDFFHEQFGVRYPLPKYDQIFVPEYNAGAMENFGCVTFAEDSYVFRSAVTDFEYEQRANTILHEMAHMWFGDLVTMQWWDDLWLNESFAEWASHWCNAKATRFTDAWTTFLSARKAWGYRQDQMSSTHPVYCDTPDVEAVEVNFDGITYAKGASVLKQLVAYVGEEPFVAGLRQYFAKNAWGNATFGDLLGALEEASGRKLGEFAAQWLETSQVNTLRPTVAVDADGNYTSVVIHQTAPEDYPTLRNHRIAVGLYDLVGSDLVLRDRIELDVAGEATSVDALVGVRQPDVLLLNEDDLTYAKTRFDERSAATVLEHIAGFSSSLSRGLTWASAWDALRDGELPARDYVRQVAKGLPAETDINLVTVISRQVNTTLSAYADPAWIAEGYELIASTARETVAAAAPGSGLQLAWARLYANTARSTADLDALRGWLDGTGVPEGLAIDTGLRWHLLQSLTANGRATDADIEAELDRDPTATGKQEAVMARALIPTAEAKAAAWAQLTGEGDLTNMQARFLVFGFQHPTQVELTAPYSERFFADVARIWELRDGDIAQMFAVFGYPKLQISDETIAASDAWLADASHPSSLRRLIAEGRDDVLRALAARKTDAAAA